The segment TGGTTCTGATGATTTAATTCTCATGATTTCAAGGGCATTGTTGGCACCAGGCAGAAATACAGTTATGGCAAGCCATACATTTGGTCAATACAAGCATAATGCGATAGTGGATGGAGCAGAAGTAAGAGAAGTTCCATTAACTGAAAAGGGTGAACATAATCTGCCTGCAATGCTTGAAGTAATGGATGAAAATACAAGCGTCGTTTGGGTATGCAGTCCTAATAACCCAACTGGAACTTATAATTCAGAGTCGTCATTAGTCGAATTTTTGAAGCAGGTTCCTGAGGATGTGCTTGTCGTTTTAGACGAAGCTTACTATGAATATGTGGTAGCAGAAGATTACTATGATGCATTAGAGCTAGTTAAACAGTTCCATAACTTGATTGTGTTAAGAACATTCTCAAAAATCTATGGTCTTGCAGCGTTCCGTGTTGGATATGGAGTTGCTTCAGAAAGCTTAATCCAAACACTAGAACCAATTCGTGAGCCTTTTAATGTTAATACTTTAGGGCAAATTGCTACACAAGCTGCAATTTCTGATCAGGACTTTGTGACAAGCTGTTCTATCAAAAACCGCGAAGGCCTCACACAGCTGTATTCTTTCTGTGAGGAACACGGGTTGACATATTTTCCTTCTCAAACAAATTTCATTTTAATTGATTTTAAAGTGGACGGAAATGAAATATTCCAATACTTAATGAAACATGGATATATCGTGCGTTCTGGTGTGCCACTAGGTTTCCCGACATCTGTCCGCATTACCATTGGTTCAAAGGAAGAGAACGAAGGTCTGCTGAATGTTCTTACAAAGTTCTTGCAAGAGAAAGCAGCAGCCATTTAATTTTAGCAAAAAGAGAAGGCGGTGATAGGATGAATGGTCGCGTCTTCGTTATCGGATTGGGACTTATTGGAGGATCATTAGCACTATCCATAAAAAACAATCATCCACATTGTACGATAATTGGGTTTGATATAGCCGAAAAAAATAAAAAGCTTGGTAAAATGCTTGGCGTCATTGATGATTGTGTAGATACACTGGAGGCTGGAGCAGAAGAGGCTGATTTAATCATTATCGCAACACCAGTCAGACAAGCGGAAATGATGATTGAAAAATTAGCGCAGATGCCATTGAAAAACGATGTTCTTGTGACTGATGTTGGAAGCACAAAAGGAAAAGTCGTCGAAAAATCACGACTTCTTCAAGAAAAAGGCATCACCTTTATTGGAGGCCATCCAATGGCAGGCTCACACAAAAGCGGTGTGTCTGCCTCCAAAGCACTTTTGTTTGAAAATGCCTTTTATTTGCTGACACCAGAGGAAACGGTTGATAAGAATTCTGTTCAATTATTAATGAACTGGT is part of the Niallia taxi genome and harbors:
- the hisC gene encoding histidinol-phosphate transaminase, with product MKWKEQLLGLHAYQPGRTIDEVKREFNLEKIVKLASNENPFGSSPHVTEELKKVDGSFALYPDGYATNLRHALAEFLQVSPTELVLGNGSDDLILMISRALLAPGRNTVMASHTFGQYKHNAIVDGAEVREVPLTEKGEHNLPAMLEVMDENTSVVWVCSPNNPTGTYNSESSLVEFLKQVPEDVLVVLDEAYYEYVVAEDYYDALELVKQFHNLIVLRTFSKIYGLAAFRVGYGVASESLIQTLEPIREPFNVNTLGQIATQAAISDQDFVTSCSIKNREGLTQLYSFCEEHGLTYFPSQTNFILIDFKVDGNEIFQYLMKHGYIVRSGVPLGFPTSVRITIGSKEENEGLLNVLTKFLQEKAAAI